In one window of Anthonomus grandis grandis chromosome 11, icAntGran1.3, whole genome shotgun sequence DNA:
- the LOC126742278 gene encoding 23 kDa integral membrane protein-like, whose amino-acid sequence MVDIDCAALMRSYARYILIIFNLFFVLTGVIIVSVGVSAKAYFNEFDELLDAKYFYVSDLFIVVGIIVFLIAFFGCCGAAKENACMTSTFSTLLIIVFVLEAIAGITGIVLRHKSEDFLETALQKSMALYGRNDSQEITSTWDAVQSQLHCCGITNSTDWFNNSTYANHTLPLSCCQIPSGTVDHFTCNVQNAYPEGCLMVFGDYVRGNIGSIEVAGLTLAAVQLLGIIFSCYLAKQIRSDYETV is encoded by the exons ATGGTGGATATAGACTGTGCAGCCCTTATGAGGTCCTACGCTCGGTACATCCTCATAATATTCAATTTGTTTTTCGTG TTAACAGGTGTAATCATAGTCTCAGTAGGAGTGAGTGCCAAAGCTTACTTCAATGAATTCGATGAATTACTGGATGCTAAATACTTCTATGTTTCCGATCTGTTTATAGTGGTTGGCATAATTGTCTTCCTAATTGCATTCTTTGGCTGCTGTGGAGCTGCTAAGGAAAATGCTTGTATGACATCAACG tTTTCTACTCTTTTAATTATCGTTTTCGTACTAGAGGCCATTGCAGGAATCACTGGCATAGTACTAAGGCACAAGAGTGAAGACTTCTTGGAAACTGCTTTGCAGAAAAGTATGGCTTTATATGGAAGGAATGATTCACAAGAAATCACTAGTACCTGGGATGCAGTACAGTCTCAA CTTCACTGCTGTGGAATAACCAATTCCACTGATTGGTTTAACAATTCTACTTATGCAAACCACACCTTACCCTTGAGCTGCTGCCAAATTCCATCTGGAACTGTTGATCATTTTACATgtaatgttcaaaatgcatatCCGGAAGGTTGTTTAATGGTATTTGGGGATTATGTTCGCGGTAACATTGGCAGCATTGAGGTGGCTGGATTAACTTTGGCCGCTGTTCAG CTTTTGGGAATCATCTTTTCCTGCTACTTGGCGAAACAAATCAGGAGCGACTACGAAACAGTGTAA